AGCACAAGTTTTTCAAAATCCCGGTAGTCAACCCGGAAAATGCCGAATCCGACCTCAACGCCTTCTGCAACCAGCACAGCGTTTCTAACCTAGACAAACATTTCGTCACCGAAGGCGCGAACAGTTTTTGGGCGGTGTGCGTCACATGGTTTGATTTGTAGGTTGGTAGGAAAACTTGCGTCACCATCCACCCTTGTCGCTATAATCAATCCGATGGCTTTAACAACAGGAGTCCCGCTCATGCAAATCACGCTGGATGTACCCGAACAATTCTGCATGGATGTTTCCCCCGAAGAGCTGGGGCGTCAAATCAAGCTTTACGCAGCCCTGACCATGTACCAGTCCGGTAGCTTGTCAGCGGGAGCCGCTTGTGAATTTGCGGGAGTTGACCGCTTTACGTTCATTGCCGAGTGCAGAAAGCACAACATACCCATGATCAATTACGAGCCGGGGGAACTGGCGGCTGAGGTCGCGGCTTTCAGAAAGGCGTCCTGATGCTGGTTATCGCGGACTCTTCGGCGTTGGTTGCACTGGCCGTGTGTGATGGTCTGCATTGGCTGGATGCTCGTTTTGACGAAATCCGGGTTCCGGTGGCAGTTTTCACCGAATGTACAGTTGTCGGGAAACCAAAGGCTGAAGTGTTACGCCGCTACTTGCAGGATAAAATAGTGCCTGTCGACTTTTGTGAAACCCTCATCACACCTTCCGGGCTGGGTGATGGCGAGCT
The sequence above is drawn from the Thiothrix nivea DSM 5205 genome and encodes:
- a CDS encoding UPF0175 family protein; translation: MQITLDVPEQFCMDVSPEELGRQIKLYAALTMYQSGSLSAGAACEFAGVDRFTFIAECRKHNIPMINYEPGELAAEVAAFRKAS